The sequence AGAGAACCGCACCCACACTATCTTCTTCAAGATTGAGCGCCATTCCCATAATATTATTCGGGAATTCGAGAAGCTCCGAAGACATGCATTTGTCAAGCCCGTAAATCCTCGCTATACCGTCGCCAACTGACACGACAGTGCCAATCTCGCTGACATCAACCTTCTTTTCAAAGTCTGTTATCTGTTTTCTTAGAAGTTCACTTATCTCGTCAACCTTAATTTCCATCTAATCACCCCTTTATAAGCTCATCTTTTAAAAGCCTCAATTGGCCTTTTATACTTGTGTCATACATTGTGCTGCCTACTTTTACAAGGATTCCTCCAAGCAAAGCAGGTTCCATAATAAATTCTATATCCACATCCCTCTCCGTCAATTTCTTTAATGAACGCTTAAGCCTCTCCTCATAATCTTTGCTTATCTCTATAGAAGTTAAAACAGTGGCCCTTGCGCGCTTTTTCTTCTCAAGATAAATGGCGGCGGCTATCTTAATTATTTCAGGCAGAGCGGCAATTATCCTGAACTCTGAAAGATGCATTACAAACCTGACAACCTTTTCAGAAAACCCTGCGCTTTCTGCCATCTTTTTCAATGCCTTCTCCCTGTCCGGCTGAGAAAATGCCGGGTTTAACAGAAAGCTCCTGAAATCTCTGCTCTTCACCATAAGGTTTTCTATCGCCGTAAGCTCAGTTAGCGCCTGAGGCACACCATCGATGTCTACAACATTTATAAGAGTCTTTGCGTATTTTTTAGCTTCTTTTGCCGGCTTCAATTTTTGCCTTCTATCTTTGCTAAAGATTCCTCGAGCAGTTTAAGCTGCTCTTCTTTAGTAAGTTTTTCTTTAAGTTTTTTCTCTGCAAGTTCTATTGCAATGGCAGATGCCTCTTCCATTATTGTTTCCTTAGCCCTTTTAACCTCATAAACTATATTAGTCCTTGCCTGCTCCAGTATCTTTTCTTTCATCCTGCTGCCTTCTTCAATAAGCCGCGCCTTCTCCTTTTCTCCCGACTCTTTTGCTGATGAAACAATCTCCCCTATCTCTCTATCCCTTGCCTTAAGCCTTTCTTCAACCTCTGCAAGGGCTTTCTGAGCCAGTTCCTTTGTCTCCTTTGCTTCCTTGAGGCTCTTCTCTATAAGCTCAGTCCTCTGTTTCAGGAAAGACTGTAACGGCTTTTTCCCGAACTTATATAAAACAAAGAAAAGAATTCCAAAATTTATAATCTTCCAGAAGTAGTCCTTAGCTATCGCTCCTGCGCTTCCTTCTTCCCCGCCTCCGCTTGCGAAAACAATACTTACAGATGCGAGATAGAGGATGCAGGATGCTAAAATGATTAACGAGTGAGGAGTAATGAGTGACGAGTTGTCAGTTTTTGAATTTTGAATTTTTTTCATGCCTTTAACAACTTCCTTACGATTTCATCTGAGAATTTATCCACATCAGCCCGTAAGGCCTGTCTTGCCTTTTCAGCCTCTGCCCTCAGTTCTGTTCTCGCCTTCTGAAGCATTCCGGATGCCTCTGTCTCGGCGCCTGAAAAGAGTTCCCTCTGCCTGTTCCCGCCTTCTGCCCTGAGGGTTTCAAACGCCTCCTTCGCCTTGTCTCTGGCATCCGCTAAGTCCTTATTCAGCCTCGCAATGGCCTCGTCTTTCTTTTGGAACATCTCCTTCGCAGAACCGAGCGCGCCGCTTATATTGTCTTCTCTTTCTTTGAACAGCTTGAGCATGGGTTTAAAGAGAATATAGTTGAGGGCAATCAGCAATCCTAAAAAATTTGCAAGCAAGATAAGAAAGTCTCTTGGTATAAGTTCTAACATTGCTCCACCCTGTTTTTATTGATAGATTTTTTTGATAATCAAAAGTGAAAACGATGAAATTTATCACATATTTTTTTCCTTTGTCAAGGGAAAGGCTTAAAACTCAGGAAGAATTTTTTAAATCGTTTTATAAGTTTTCCTAATTTGTGAGGTATAATAGCAGAAATGTTCTCTGAATCACTCATCCGGCTCAAAAAAATGAATCTCCTGCGGGAGATAAAAAATTGCAATTCTCCGCAAGGTTCAAGAATATCAATGGACGGGAAAAACTACATAAATTTTTCGTCAAACAACTATCTCGGACTTGCAAATCACCCTCACGTAATTGAATCCTCAAAGAAAGCTATTGCGATGTTCGGTTTCGGCTCAGGCGCATCAAGGCTTCTCTGCGGCGGAAGTATTCTTCATAGTGAACTTGAAAAAAAGACAGCAGAATTCAAGGGAACAGAATCAGCCCTTATCTTTAATTCAGGCTATTCGGCAAATATAGGGATAATCCCTGCAATTGCTGATGAAGAAGACGTGATATTCAGCGATGAGCTCAACCATGCAAGCATAGTTGACGGATGCAGGCTGAGCAAGGCAAAGAAAATAATTTACAGGCACAAAGATATAGGGCACCTTTCAGAGTTGATAGAAAAAGAAAAAGCAAAGAGGAAAATAATCATCACAGATTCCGTATTCAGCATGGATGGCGACATCGCTCCGTTAAAGGAGATTTTTAATCTTTGCTTAACTTTTAACTCTACACTCTCAACTCCTAACTTTCTTCTCTATATAGACGACGCTCACGGCACAGGTGTGCTTGGAAACGGAAAAGGCGCACTCGCGCATTTTGGCATAAAGCCGGGGCCGTGGATTATACAGATGGGAACTTTCTCAAAGGCGCTGGGTTCATTCGGAGCATTTGCTGCCGGAAGCAAAGACGCCATAGAGTGGATACTTAACACTGCAAGAAGTTTTATATTTTCCACAGCCCTGCCTTCATGCGCTGCCGCAGCCTCAATTGCCGCATTAGAGGTGATAGAAAAAGAGCCGGAACTCCTTAACAAACTATGGTCCAACAGAGAACACGCTGTTCACGGAATTACAAAACTCGGTTATGATATTATGGGCAGCGAAACACCGATAATCCCTGTCAGGACAGGAACAGTTGAAAAAGCGCTGAGAATATCACGGCATCTTATGGAAAACGGCATCTTTGCGTCTGCGATAAGGCCGCCGTCTGTAAAAGAACCGCGGATAAGAATAACAGTGACAGCCGCTCATACAACTGAAGATATTGAAAGGCTGATAAAAGCATTAGACAGTATAAAACTTTAGAGCAGTAGCCCAGTAGCGCAGCAGCGCAGCCGTTTTCCAGTGAATTTTTTGACTGTGGAACTATTGCTCTACTGCACTTCTGCTCTGCTGTTCCAAAATATGATATGCTTATATTATGCCTGAGCTCAGATTAAACCTTATAACAAGAGAGTGGGTAATAATCGCAACCGAGCGGGCAAAACGGCCTGATGAATTCCGCCAGAGAAGAGACAAAAAATATCTGCCTGAACATGACAAAAACTGCCCTTTCTGCCCCGGCAATGAAGACAAAACCCCCGGAGAAATAATGAAGGTGTCCTCTGACGGGAACTGGAAGATAAGGGTAACGCCTAATAAGTTTTCCGCGCTGAGCTTTGAAGGAGAACGAAAGCGGATAAACGAAGGCTTGAAACATCTTGTCACCGGTGTCGGAAGGCACGAGGTAATAATAGAGTCAGCCCTCCACAATATGCCAACAGCGCTTATGCCTGTAGAGGATGTAGCTGATATTTTAAGGGTTTATAAAAACCGTTTTCTTGACATCTATAACGATTCCAGAACAGAGCATGTAATAATCTTCAAAAACAACGGAGAGAAGGCAGGCACATCAATCGAACATGCCCATTCACAGATTGTAGGCACGCCTGTAACTCCGATGCAGGTAAGGGACAGAATGGATGAGACAACAAGATATTTTGACAATACAGGAGAATGCCTGATGTGCGCTACCGTGAGGTCTGAACTTTCAGAGGGCAGGCGGATAATATTGGATACAAACCATTTCGTGACATTCATCCCGTATGCGGCGCTGTCTCCGTTTCACACATGGATATTCCCCAAAAAGCATAATGCATCTTTTGGAGACATAAGCGAGGAAGAAATAGCTGACCTTGCATATAATCTAAAAACAGCGCTCTCTAAGATTTATCACGGACTGGATAACCCTGACTACAACTATGTCATTCGCTCTGAAAGCCCGAAGGAAAGCGGCTCCGAATATTTCCACTGGTATCTGAGTATTGTGCCGAGGGTAATTCAGGCAGCAGGATTTGAACTCGGCTCAGGCATGTATATAAACACGTCCCTGCCTGAAGAGATTGCGGAGTTTTTGAGAAAAGTTAAAACTGATTCCTAATGCCTGCCTTGTATCTACACAAATTTACCAAGAATATCGTAAACAGTTTTTATGGCAAGTGAATCCTCCGGCAGTTCCACGATTGCTCTACCCTGAAGGTCGTATTGAAAAACATTCTTATCCTGAGGAACGACACCGGCAACTTCAAGCCCGAGAGACCCGGCAAGTTTTTTGAGTTCATCGCCCTCATCGCCTGTTACCCTGTTGATTATCAGCATATGCTTATCAATATCAAGGTCCAGCTCTTTTACGAGGTCTGCAATCCTCCTTGCTGTTTTGATGCCCCTTACAGTCGGGTCGCTTATTATCAGCAGCAGGTCAACCTTATGCGTAGTCCTCCTGCTCAGATGCTCCATGCCCGCCTCATTGTCTATCACAACATAAGAATATGTCTCTGAAAGCTTGTCAGTGTATTTTCTGATTATGTTATTCGCAGCGCAGTAACAGCCGGGGCCCTCAGGCCTTCCCATTACCATCAAATCAAAACCCTTTGCCTCTATGACTGACCGCTGAACCTGATAGTCAAACAACTGCTCCATTGACATGCCGCCGGGCCTTTCCATTCCGCCTCTTATTGTCTGGAGGGATTCCTCTCTCAGATGGCCGATTGTCGCATGGACATCAACGCCCAATGCCTCGTTCAGGCAGGAATTGCTGTCAGCATCAACTGCAAGCACAGCCTTTTTCTTTTTTTCAACGAGATACTTGACAGTCAGCGCAGATATGCTTGTTTTCCCTGTCCCGCCTTTTCCTGCAAGCGCAATCACAAACGCCATATTTTATTTATCCAGTCAGTCTTAATCATTCCTCGCCAATTGCCTCCAGATCAGCAATATCTTTTTTTCTTCCAATAGCGCGTTTATTTTGAATGAACTGTTCCCGTCCTATATAGTGCACCGCTATGCCCCCATAAGTTCCCGTAACACGACTTGCAAATGCTTCTTCCCATGATATTCCTGTAAGCGATGTCACAATGTCTATTCGAACCGGCGCAACGCCAAGCTGGACTACCCTGCCATGAATTGTGAAATCCTCAACAGTCAGCCCAAGAGAACCAAAACCAAATTTTTCAAGCGCAGAGAGAATGTTTTTAGCGTTCTCTGGATCGGAGCGGACAAAAATATCTATGTCTCCTGTATATCGCGGGGCACCATAATATGCAAGAGCATGTGCGCCGACTATTATGTAATCAACTTTGTGGGTGTTGAATAACGCGAGCAGATCTCTGAAATCTTGCTGAGCTTCCATTGTGTTGTCTCCTCAACTGCTCAAGAGCAGCGACACGTTCATCGGGTTTTCTGGACAACCAGTAAGCAAGGTTCTCTTTTATCTCTGAGAAATCTTTCAGGTTTTCCCTTCGCACAACCTTCTCTATCATGTTAATATTATAACAATTCCCCCCATAAAAAGCCTTTCATTTATCTTCAGCAGAAAAATATAAAGACATTCCCATGGACTTTGCCGATGCTACGCTTGTGGTTCTGGCTGAGGAGATCGATGAAGATTTCACGCTTGATATGAGGGGCTTTCAGGCATACCGGATTCATGAAAGAAAATCATTTAAGATTTGGCCAAGATAATACCTCCCAAAATTTCTACTTTTATGGTATATTGCTTACATCATGGCAATAAATAAGAAATTCGTATAATCATCGTTATGTGTTAAAGAATGTTTGATAATTCAATAATCAAAAAAACTGGACAAATGTGGAAGCTTAATTTAGCTTTCATGCTAACAATTCTCGGAGTTGCTTCATTATTTTATGGCGTCAATATCGCAGATGCGCAACCTGATTCTTTGGCTGTATCTTTAGTGCTATGCGGCATAATTGTTGCATTTGCCAGTTTAATATTTGGGATTGTATCAATCCGCTGTCCGAATTGCAAGACACTATGGTTATGGCAAGGAATTAGCGGTAAAAGTTCAAATCAATGGTTAATTTGGCTACTATCGCGAACTGAATGTCCAAAATGCAAAAAATAATTTATAATCACATAACCTATCCATCAACCCGACGCGGAATAAACGCCGTTTGGTTTTGTTCCGGGGTGGTTGCTCCAGCGGGTCAGCCGAATCGTTAAGCCTCCGAAGGGAATAAAATTCTTATCCTGCTTTTCCTAAAAGCTCAAAGAATCTTTCTCAGGCTTACTATGTTTCCCCTCACCACACCCTGAAAAGTCTTTGTATATTCTTTATCTCTCCTGCAAGGCTTTCTGTCTTTGAAAATCTATAGTCTCTGTGCGTTTTAACTTCAAGCCTGCCGTCCTTCTCTGTTATTTTTACAGCGCCGCTCATGTCCGTGCGGTATATTTTTGCGCCTTCAAGCATTTCAAGCGTTTCCCGATGCGGATGTCCATAGGCATTATCCCTTCCCACGCTTATTACTGCAATCTCAGGAGATGCCGCATCATAGAATGGTTTATACGCTGATGTCCTGCCGCCGTGATGCGGGACTTTAACAACATCACTCTTAAGCCATTTGCCAAGATGGATTATATCCTCTTGTGCTTCATCTTCAATATCTCCTGTGAATAAAAATGATTTCTTCCTTCCGCCTGAGGCAGATTCTATCTTTAATACCAGTGAACTGTTATTCCCTCCGTTATCGCTGTCTCCTCTCATGGCGTAAAATTCTTTATACGGATGAAGCGCATATATCTTATATCCATTACCTTCAATCACATCGCCCCTCTCAAGCATCCTGCGAACTATACCCGTGCTGTTTCCCTCCGGATAAATAATGCGTCCGCTGTCCCACATCTCTTTAACCTTAAACCGTGCCGTCAGATAATCTGTTCCTCCCGCATGGTCAGAATCTGCATGTGAGAGAACAAGGGCGTCTATGCTTTTCATACCGAGATATTTCAAAAATGCAGAAACTTCGCGGCCGCTTCTTCCTGTATCCATCACAACAACTTTTTTATCGGGGAGTTCTATTACTGCTCCGTCTCCCTGCCCGACATCAAGATACGTTATTCCCATTTCGCCGCCTCTTAAAAAGATATGCGCCGACACATAGGCTATCATCAGGAGAAAAGTGATTACAGGGACCAGTTTCTTCTTGCTTACGAAAAAATAAAAAACAAATCCTACATAAAAGATTATTACTGCAAACACGGGGAATGCAGGAATCTTTATATCTGAAAACTGGAATTCCGCCATAAATCTCACGGAATAGACAGTAATGTCAGTTACTGTTTTTACCAGAGAGCCGAACATATAATGTCCTGTAAAAAGAAACATGAAAGACGATATCAGCGACAGAGGCAAGAGCAGAAAACCTATCAGCGGCGTGATTAAGAGATTGGACAGCGGAGATATAATGGAAAAATAATGAAAGTGATATGCAACCAGAGGCGCTGTTCCAAGAGAGGCTGCAAGCGTAAGTAGAAGGGAAGCCCGAAGAGCAGTAGCGCAGTAGAGCAGCAGCGCAGTAGTTTTTGAGATTTGTTGTCCTGCTGCTGTGCTGTTTTGTTGCTCCTCTGCTCTGCCCATCTCTATTGAAAACCCGATAAAAAGCACTGCAAGGAATGAGAGCTGAAAAGAAAGGCTGAACAGAGACTCGGGATTCCACAAGACAATCACAAAAGCGGCAAACAAGAGCGAGTTAAGCCAGAATCTTTTTCTGCCTATCAAAAGCCCGATGAGAAACAGGCTTATCATTATAAAAGACCTAACTGCAGGAATGCTCCACCCTGAGAGAGCAAGATATGCAAGCATGAACGGAAGGCTCAGAGCCGCCGCCCCCTGAGACGGCGTGAAGTAGAGTGTAATCCTCTGGAGCAAACTGTATGGCAGAAATTTTATTACAAACCTGAATAAACCGAACAGGAGAACAGAGAAGATTCCGAAATGCGTGCCTGAAATGCTTAAAATATGCGCAAGCCCTGTTGAGCTAAAGGCGTCTTTCAATCCGTCGCTCATATTGCCTCTCTGCCCTGTGGTTATGGCAGAAACAAGTGCGCCTGAATCAGCGCTGAAGTTCTCTGTAACATATCTGTTAAGTTTCGCCCTTGCATCTTCAAACACTGCCCATACGCTTTTTTTGCCGCCCCTTAAGTCTTTAACTTCAATAAGGTTTGCATAGAGATTGTTGTTTTCGGTCCTTCCGGGATTGAACTTTCTATTGTCTTTGCCTATCTTGACTGCTATATTGTATCGCTCTCCTGCTATAAACTCATAATCGGAAAAAATAAAAATATCTTTTTCCTCAATCTCTTTTAATGCCTTTCCTGTTTCCTCATCTGCTGCCGAGCTTACATGAAACTCCTGAATAAATTTTCCTGTAGATGCCGCAACCGCATCTGAACTGAACTCCCCTGATACGATTATTTCTTTTCCCCTGATATTAGAAAAATCAGCCTCAGGCGCATATCTGAAAAAGGCATATAAAACTCCGAAAACAAGGACAGGGATTAACAGGTATCTTTTCTTAAAAATCAGGCCGGCAAGAAACAGAAAAAATATGATACTGCTTGTGAAGGGGAAATAATGAAATGAATAAAACAGGATAACGCCGGCAAGAAATGAGATGAAAAATGCCATTCTTAATCCATATTACTTATAAATATTCTCTCACAACTTTTGAGATTTCATTCCCCAGCTTCTCTATCAACCGCCTCTCTTTACCCTCAACCATCACTCTTATCTTCGGCTCTGTGCCTGACGGCCTTACAAGTATCCTGCCGTTGCCGGCGAGTCTCTCCTCGGCCTTCCTGATTGCCGCCCCTATTTCAGGGATTGATTTAAAGTCCTTTCTCTTTTCTGTCTCAATATTTATGAGAATCTGAGGATACAGCGTTATATCAGATACAAGTTTGGAGAAAGGCTTGCCTCTTTTCCTCATCAGATAAAGCACATGAAGGGCGGTGATAGGCCCGTCCCCTGTTGTATTGTAATCAGAGAATATTATATGCCCGGACTGTTCTCCGCCAAAGTTATATCCGCCTGCGCGCATCTTCTCGGCAACAAATCTGTCTCCGACCTTGGTCCTTATAAATTTAATCCCATTCCTTGCAAGATAATGCTCAAGCCCAAGGTTGCTCATAACCGTGGAGACAACTGTATTGCCTTTAAGCCTTCCTTCCCTTTTAAACTCTCTCGCGCATATCCCTATAATCTGATCTCCATCAACGATTCTGCCTTTTTCATCACAGAAAATAGTCCTGTCAGCATCGCCGTCATGCGCAATGCCGGCATGAGCCCTGTGCTGCCTGACAGCCTTCTGAAGCATTTCAGGATAGAGCGCTCCGCAGCCGTCATTAATGTTAACGCCGTCAGGCTTATCATTTATCACTGTAACTTCAGCGCCGAGTTCACGCAGAACCCACGGTGTTGTTTTA is a genomic window of Nitrospirota bacterium containing:
- the atpH gene encoding ATP synthase F1 subunit delta, producing the protein MKPAKEAKKYAKTLINVVDIDGVPQALTELTAIENLMVKSRDFRSFLLNPAFSQPDREKALKKMAESAGFSEKVVRFVMHLSEFRIIAALPEIIKIAAAIYLEKKKRARATVLTSIEISKDYEERLKRSLKKLTERDVDIEFIMEPALLGGILVKVGSTMYDTSIKGQLRLLKDELIKG
- the atpF gene encoding F0F1 ATP synthase subunit B, whose product is MKKIQNSKTDNSSLITPHSLIILASCILYLASVSIVFASGGGEEGSAGAIAKDYFWKIINFGILFFVLYKFGKKPLQSFLKQRTELIEKSLKEAKETKELAQKALAEVEERLKARDREIGEIVSSAKESGEKEKARLIEEGSRMKEKILEQARTNIVYEVKRAKETIMEEASAIAIELAEKKLKEKLTKEEQLKLLEESLAKIEGKN
- a CDS encoding ATP synthase F0 subunit B, whose amino-acid sequence is MLELIPRDFLILLANFLGLLIALNYILFKPMLKLFKEREDNISGALGSAKEMFQKKDEAIARLNKDLADARDKAKEAFETLRAEGGNRQRELFSGAETEASGMLQKARTELRAEAEKARQALRADVDKFSDEIVRKLLKA
- the bioF gene encoding 8-amino-7-oxononanoate synthase; amino-acid sequence: MFSESLIRLKKMNLLREIKNCNSPQGSRISMDGKNYINFSSNNYLGLANHPHVIESSKKAIAMFGFGSGASRLLCGGSILHSELEKKTAEFKGTESALIFNSGYSANIGIIPAIADEEDVIFSDELNHASIVDGCRLSKAKKIIYRHKDIGHLSELIEKEKAKRKIIITDSVFSMDGDIAPLKEIFNLCLTFNSTLSTPNFLLYIDDAHGTGVLGNGKGALAHFGIKPGPWIIQMGTFSKALGSFGAFAAGSKDAIEWILNTARSFIFSTALPSCAAAASIAALEVIEKEPELLNKLWSNREHAVHGITKLGYDIMGSETPIIPVRTGTVEKALRISRHLMENGIFASAIRPPSVKEPRIRITVTAAHTTEDIERLIKALDSIKL
- the galT gene encoding galactose-1-phosphate uridylyltransferase, with the translated sequence MPELRLNLITREWVIIATERAKRPDEFRQRRDKKYLPEHDKNCPFCPGNEDKTPGEIMKVSSDGNWKIRVTPNKFSALSFEGERKRINEGLKHLVTGVGRHEVIIESALHNMPTALMPVEDVADILRVYKNRFLDIYNDSRTEHVIIFKNNGEKAGTSIEHAHSQIVGTPVTPMQVRDRMDETTRYFDNTGECLMCATVRSELSEGRRIILDTNHFVTFIPYAALSPFHTWIFPKKHNASFGDISEEEIADLAYNLKTALSKIYHGLDNPDYNYVIRSESPKESGSEYFHWYLSIVPRVIQAAGFELGSGMYINTSLPEEIAEFLRKVKTDS
- a CDS encoding AAA family ATPase: MAFVIALAGKGGTGKTSISALTVKYLVEKKKKAVLAVDADSNSCLNEALGVDVHATIGHLREESLQTIRGGMERPGGMSMEQLFDYQVQRSVIEAKGFDLMVMGRPEGPGCYCAANNIIRKYTDKLSETYSYVVIDNEAGMEHLSRRTTHKVDLLLIISDPTVRGIKTARRIADLVKELDLDIDKHMLIINRVTGDEGDELKKLAGSLGLEVAGVVPQDKNVFQYDLQGRAIVELPEDSLAIKTVYDILGKFV
- a CDS encoding DNA internalization-related competence protein ComEC/Rec2 gives rise to the protein MAFFISFLAGVILFYSFHYFPFTSSIIFFLFLAGLIFKKRYLLIPVLVFGVLYAFFRYAPEADFSNIRGKEIIVSGEFSSDAVAASTGKFIQEFHVSSAADEETGKALKEIEEKDIFIFSDYEFIAGERYNIAVKIGKDNRKFNPGRTENNNLYANLIEVKDLRGGKKSVWAVFEDARAKLNRYVTENFSADSGALVSAITTGQRGNMSDGLKDAFSSTGLAHILSISGTHFGIFSVLLFGLFRFVIKFLPYSLLQRITLYFTPSQGAAALSLPFMLAYLALSGWSIPAVRSFIMISLFLIGLLIGRKRFWLNSLLFAAFVIVLWNPESLFSLSFQLSFLAVLFIGFSIEMGRAEEQQNSTAAGQQISKTTALLLYCATALRASLLLTLAASLGTAPLVAYHFHYFSIISPLSNLLITPLIGFLLLPLSLISSFMFLFTGHYMFGSLVKTVTDITVYSVRFMAEFQFSDIKIPAFPVFAVIIFYVGFVFYFFVSKKKLVPVITFLLMIAYVSAHIFLRGGEMGITYLDVGQGDGAVIELPDKKVVVMDTGRSGREVSAFLKYLGMKSIDALVLSHADSDHAGGTDYLTARFKVKEMWDSGRIIYPEGNSTGIVRRMLERGDVIEGNGYKIYALHPYKEFYAMRGDSDNGGNNSSLVLKIESASGGRKKSFLFTGDIEDEAQEDIIHLGKWLKSDVVKVPHHGGRTSAYKPFYDAASPEIAVISVGRDNAYGHPHRETLEMLEGAKIYRTDMSGAVKITEKDGRLEVKTHRDYRFSKTESLAGEIKNIQRLFRVW
- a CDS encoding phosphoglucosamine mutase, with the protein product MKLFGTDGIRGRVNKHPMTPENVLRIGMAAAKVLRKKHGRNMVLIGKDTRLSGYMIESALTSGICSMGMNVTLVGPIPTPGVAFLTRALRLDAGIVISASHNPYEDNGIKFFSSDGFKLPGEIEKSIEELVVDDGLGTKRPSGSDIGKAYRLDDATGRYIEYIKSTVPKGVTLEGIKVVVDCANGAAYKTTPWVLRELGAEVTVINDKPDGVNINDGCGALYPEMLQKAVRQHRAHAGIAHDGDADRTIFCDEKGRIVDGDQIIGICAREFKREGRLKGNTVVSTVMSNLGLEHYLARNGIKFIRTKVGDRFVAEKMRAGGYNFGGEQSGHIIFSDYNTTGDGPITALHVLYLMRKRGKPFSKLVSDITLYPQILINIETEKRKDFKSIPEIGAAIRKAEERLAGNGRILVRPSGTEPKIRVMVEGKERRLIEKLGNEISKVVREYL